In one Thermaerobacter sp. PB12/4term genomic region, the following are encoded:
- a CDS encoding alpha/beta hydrolase family protein, whose protein sequence is MHRPHHPPFQAVEHRHRSRLLAGNPWGDPAERSLWVLVPPDGLPDRPVPCIWVLSGFGGTGPSQLNFNPWEETLPERLGRLYAEGRIGPALFALPDCFTYLGGSQYLNSPAVGPYEDYLVRELVPLVERHYAVSAHGLAGKSSGGYGSFIQAARHPEVFQAFACHSGDMAFEYCYLPDFPKFLDHVRQLGGLDAYLDAYRQLRAQGRSLNRTWQASLNILAMAACYSPDPAEPHGIALPVDLETGALRPAVWERWLALDPVRLAPRVAGALRRLRLVYIDCGRQDEFNLLWGARQLHRALEDLGIAHAYDEFDGGHFSIAHRYDLSLPLLYRALAGDAPAGDAPPARRS, encoded by the coding sequence GTGCACCGTCCTCACCACCCGCCCTTCCAGGCCGTGGAACACCGCCACCGCAGTCGGCTGCTGGCGGGCAACCCCTGGGGGGACCCGGCCGAGCGCTCCCTGTGGGTGCTGGTTCCTCCCGATGGGTTGCCGGACCGGCCGGTGCCCTGCATCTGGGTGCTCTCCGGCTTCGGGGGAACGGGTCCGAGCCAGCTCAACTTCAACCCCTGGGAGGAGACCCTGCCGGAGCGGCTGGGGCGCCTCTACGCCGAGGGCCGCATCGGGCCCGCCCTCTTTGCCCTGCCCGACTGCTTCACCTACCTGGGCGGCAGCCAGTACCTGAACTCCCCCGCCGTCGGCCCTTACGAAGACTACCTGGTCCGGGAGCTGGTCCCCCTGGTGGAGCGGCACTATGCCGTGTCGGCCCACGGCCTGGCGGGCAAATCGTCGGGCGGGTACGGGTCCTTCATCCAGGCCGCGCGGCACCCGGAGGTCTTCCAGGCCTTCGCCTGCCACTCGGGGGACATGGCGTTCGAGTACTGCTACCTCCCCGATTTCCCCAAGTTCCTCGACCATGTGCGCCAGCTGGGCGGCCTCGATGCCTACCTGGACGCCTACCGCCAGCTGCGGGCCCAGGGCCGGTCCCTCAACCGTACCTGGCAGGCGTCCCTGAACATCCTGGCCATGGCGGCCTGCTACTCGCCCGACCCCGCGGAACCCCACGGCATCGCCCTGCCGGTGGACCTGGAAACCGGCGCCCTGCGCCCCGCCGTCTGGGAACGGTGGCTGGCTCTGGACCCCGTCCGCCTGGCGCCCCGGGTCGCCGGCGCCCTCCGCCGCCTGCGGCTGGTCTACATCGACTGCGGGCGCCAGGACGAGTTCAACCTGCTCTGGGGCGCGCGGCAGCTGCACCGGGCGCTGGAGGACCTGGGCATCGCCCACGCCTACGACGAGTTCGACGGCGGCCACTTCAGCATCGCCCACCGCTACGACCTCTCGCTGCCCTTGCTCTACCGGGCCCTGGCGGGCGACGCCCCGGCCGGGGACGCGCCACCGGCCCGCCGCAGCTGA
- a CDS encoding alcohol dehydrogenase catalytic domain-containing protein produces the protein MAEGVTGPATGAPVLPEAMQVALLDGQGQVRVARRPVPQPGPGEALVRLRACGICSSDLLDWYVAGKAREGPFVFGHEPAGEIVAFGPGAVPPPGVDVGSRVFVHHHAPCMACAACRRGDYVHCPLWRQPGLRPGGMAEYAVIAPQVLRHDTLPLPEGAGWEVGVLVEPVACAVHALQRAGLEPGQRVMVIGAGFMGQVLGLVARAWGAAERAVVDRVPGRLAWAARRWATLVLDTRAGTQAEPAEPPGGPVPWVRVASGPEEVARCLAERWGEGADLVLVSPAGEEPLRLGIACARPGGTVVMFAPTAPGHDPSIPGYDIFFREIRLVPSYSAGPPDTRAALDLLASGRVPARELVTHRYPLAEVATAYRQVKDPGALKVLVEL, from the coding sequence ATGGCCGAAGGGGTGACCGGTCCGGCGACGGGGGCGCCGGTTCTTCCGGAGGCGATGCAGGTGGCCCTTCTCGACGGGCAGGGGCAGGTCCGGGTGGCCCGGCGGCCCGTGCCGCAGCCCGGTCCGGGTGAAGCCCTGGTCCGGCTGCGGGCCTGCGGCATCTGCTCCAGCGACCTGCTGGACTGGTACGTGGCGGGGAAAGCCCGGGAGGGACCCTTCGTCTTCGGTCACGAGCCGGCGGGCGAGATCGTGGCCTTCGGGCCGGGCGCGGTGCCGCCGCCCGGGGTGGATGTGGGCAGCCGGGTCTTCGTCCACCACCATGCACCCTGCATGGCGTGCGCCGCCTGCCGGCGGGGCGATTACGTCCACTGCCCCCTCTGGCGCCAGCCGGGCCTGCGGCCGGGCGGCATGGCGGAGTACGCCGTCATCGCACCCCAGGTGCTCCGGCACGACACCCTGCCCCTGCCGGAGGGCGCGGGATGGGAGGTGGGGGTCCTGGTCGAACCGGTGGCCTGTGCGGTCCATGCCCTGCAGCGGGCCGGCCTGGAACCGGGGCAGCGGGTGATGGTGATCGGCGCCGGGTTCATGGGCCAGGTGCTGGGGCTGGTGGCCCGGGCCTGGGGCGCGGCCGAGCGGGCCGTGGTCGACCGGGTGCCGGGCCGGCTGGCCTGGGCGGCCCGGCGCTGGGCGACCCTGGTCCTCGACACCCGGGCCGGGACCCAGGCCGAGCCGGCGGAGCCGCCGGGCGGTCCGGTGCCGTGGGTCCGGGTGGCCTCCGGCCCCGAGGAGGTGGCGCGCTGCCTGGCCGAGCGCTGGGGCGAGGGCGCCGACCTGGTCCTGGTCTCGCCGGCGGGGGAGGAGCCCCTGCGGCTGGGCATCGCCTGCGCCCGGCCCGGCGGCACCGTGGTGATGTTCGCCCCCACGGCCCCGGGTCACGATCCGTCCATTCCGGGGTATGACATCTTCTTCCGGGAGATCCGGCTGGTCCCCAGCTACTCGGCGGGGCCGCCCGACACCCGGGCGGCGCTGGACCTGCTGGCCTCCGGCCGGGTTCCGGCGCGAGAGCTGGTCACCCACCGCTACCCCCTGGCCGAGGTGGCCACGGCCTACCGCCAGGTCAAGGACCCCGGCGCCTTGAAGGTCCTGGTCGAGCTGTGA
- a CDS encoding cupin domain-containing protein, with amino-acid sequence MEATSNRPLTAEEFGRLRVRRFDPATFRWEGIPDQVYQGPEEPAPRFRDVIRRTLVPGGATPAAFEVRYFEVGPGGYSRFELHQHIHAVLVLRGEGEVQVGGEVYRVRPFDLVYIPPETPHQFRHRGAPGDEPFGFLCVVDAQRDRPRPLD; translated from the coding sequence ATGGAAGCGACGTCCAATCGTCCCCTGACGGCGGAGGAGTTCGGGCGGCTGCGGGTGCGCCGGTTCGACCCCGCCACCTTCCGCTGGGAGGGCATTCCCGACCAGGTCTACCAGGGTCCGGAGGAACCGGCCCCCCGGTTCCGCGACGTGATCCGCCGCACCCTGGTGCCCGGCGGGGCCACCCCGGCCGCCTTCGAGGTGCGGTACTTCGAGGTGGGCCCCGGGGGTTACTCGCGCTTTGAGCTTCACCAGCACATCCACGCAGTGCTGGTGCTGCGGGGCGAAGGGGAGGTCCAGGTGGGGGGCGAGGTCTATCGGGTCCGCCCCTTCGACCTGGTCTACATCCCTCCGGAGACGCCCCACCAGTTCCGGCACCGGGGGGCCCCGGGCGACGAGCCCTTCGGGTTCCTCTGCGTGGTCGACGCCCAGCGGGACCGTCCCCGGCCGCTGGATTGA
- a CDS encoding zinc-binding dehydrogenase: MLQGYLAGIRRLTLRQVPVPEPGPGEVVVKIRCALTCGTDLKTFRRGHARLPVPGPFGHEAAGVVHAVGEGVERFRPGDAVMWVPTAPCGQCPPCRRGQENLCRHLFDPERMALGAYAEFIRLPAPIVARHLFAKPGHLSFEQAAFLEPLSCVVRGWRRLGRPEEVVVIGTGTIGLLHVMVARALQVPRIVAVGRRPAGLELARQAGATETLAADAQEALPRVRALFGGEGPAAVIEATGRAESWQAAAQWVRPGGRVLLFGGLAGGTWVHFEAFRLHYEEVDLIGSFHYTPADVRESYDLLARGRLPVAMLITHRRPLAELPEVFQALDRGEAIKVALYPEGTVPAGPGQGSSSQTLA; encoded by the coding sequence TTGCTGCAAGGATACCTGGCCGGCATTCGCCGGCTGACCCTGCGCCAGGTCCCCGTGCCCGAGCCGGGGCCGGGGGAAGTGGTGGTCAAGATCCGGTGCGCACTGACGTGCGGCACCGACCTGAAGACCTTTCGCCGGGGCCACGCGCGCCTGCCCGTTCCGGGTCCCTTCGGCCATGAAGCGGCCGGGGTCGTCCATGCCGTCGGCGAAGGGGTGGAACGCTTCCGGCCGGGCGACGCGGTGATGTGGGTGCCCACGGCACCGTGCGGCCAGTGCCCGCCCTGCCGGCGGGGCCAAGAGAACCTGTGCCGGCACCTCTTCGATCCCGAGCGCATGGCCCTGGGGGCGTATGCCGAGTTCATCCGCCTGCCGGCCCCCATCGTGGCCCGGCACCTGTTTGCCAAGCCCGGCCACCTGTCTTTCGAGCAGGCCGCCTTTCTCGAGCCCCTGAGCTGTGTGGTGCGGGGCTGGCGGCGGCTGGGCCGGCCCGAAGAAGTGGTGGTCATCGGCACCGGCACCATCGGGCTCTTGCACGTCATGGTGGCGCGGGCGTTGCAGGTACCCCGCATCGTGGCCGTGGGGCGGCGGCCGGCGGGGCTGGAACTGGCCCGGCAGGCGGGGGCCACTGAAACCCTGGCGGCGGATGCCCAGGAAGCCCTGCCCCGGGTTCGCGCCCTGTTCGGCGGTGAGGGGCCGGCGGCGGTCATCGAGGCCACCGGCCGGGCGGAAAGCTGGCAGGCGGCCGCCCAGTGGGTCCGGCCGGGCGGGCGGGTGCTGCTCTTCGGCGGCCTGGCCGGCGGCACCTGGGTACACTTTGAAGCCTTCCGGCTCCATTACGAAGAGGTCGACCTCATCGGTTCCTTCCACTACACCCCCGCCGACGTGCGGGAGTCCTACGATCTCTTGGCCCGCGGCCGGCTGCCGGTGGCGATGCTGATCACCCACCGGCGGCCCCTGGCCGAGCTGCCGGAGGTCTTCCAGGCCCTGGACCGGGGGGAGGCGATCAAGGTCGCCCTCTACCCGGAGGGTACCGTGCCGGCCGGGCCGGGTCAGGGTTCGTCATCGCAAACCCTGGCCTGA
- a CDS encoding CoA transferase yields MKAVPAHARPSPAPPLSLAPLQGCRVVNLAVNVPGPVAAARLQALGATVCKVEPPGGDPLATAAPAWYRSLTAGQEVRRLDLKSAAGREELYRLLAGADLLLTAQRPSALTRLGLSPAELGRRFPHLAHVAIVGYPAPRQEEPGHDLTYLAEAGLLDPPALPRTLLADLAGAERAVAAALALLLARQRGLPLHPVEVSLAEAASALAEPLRHGLTAPGGLLGGGLPFYRCYPAREGWVAVAALEPHFAQRLLAELLEDGELLEDTGQGTGSDPPPEESTAPPGDPQGTWDTPTWDTPFPTPGARGGLLQDASSGAALPMEVEARLAAAFRRRTAEEWEAWARSRDLPIAAVRAVARREAPAGR; encoded by the coding sequence GTGAAGGCCGTGCCCGCCCATGCCCGCCCCTCCCCCGCGCCGCCCCTGTCCCTGGCTCCCCTGCAGGGTTGCCGGGTGGTCAACTTGGCCGTCAACGTACCGGGGCCGGTGGCCGCGGCCCGGCTTCAAGCCCTGGGCGCAACGGTTTGCAAAGTCGAACCGCCTGGTGGCGATCCGCTGGCCACGGCTGCCCCCGCCTGGTACCGGTCCCTGACCGCGGGGCAGGAGGTGCGCCGCCTGGACCTGAAGTCGGCGGCAGGGCGGGAGGAGCTGTACCGCCTGCTGGCCGGGGCGGACCTGCTCCTGACCGCCCAGCGCCCGTCGGCCCTGACCCGGCTCGGGCTTTCACCCGCCGAACTGGGCCGGCGCTTCCCGCACCTGGCCCACGTGGCCATCGTGGGCTACCCCGCGCCCCGGCAGGAAGAACCCGGCCACGATCTGACCTACCTGGCGGAGGCGGGCCTGCTCGACCCGCCGGCCCTGCCCCGCACCCTGCTGGCCGACCTGGCCGGGGCCGAACGGGCGGTGGCCGCCGCCCTGGCCCTCCTGCTGGCGCGGCAGCGGGGCCTCCCCCTCCACCCGGTCGAGGTCAGCCTGGCCGAGGCGGCTTCCGCCCTGGCCGAGCCCCTGCGGCACGGGCTGACTGCCCCCGGTGGCCTGCTGGGAGGCGGCCTGCCCTTCTACCGGTGCTACCCTGCCCGGGAAGGCTGGGTGGCCGTGGCGGCCCTGGAGCCCCACTTCGCCCAGCGGCTGCTGGCCGAGCTGCTGGAAGACGGCGAGCTGCTGGAAGACACCGGCCAGGGCACCGGCAGCGACCCTCCGCCGGAGGAAAGCACGGCCCCACCAGGGGACCCACAAGGCACCTGGGACACGCCCACCTGGGACACGCCCTTTCCCACCCCCGGCGCCCGAGGTGGGCTGCTACAGGACGCCTCGAGCGGCGCGGCCCTGCCCATGGAGGTGGAGGCTCGCCTGGCCGCCGCCTTCCGCCGCCGGACGGCGGAGGAATGGGAGGCCTGGGCGCGCTCCCGGGACCTGCCCATCGCCGCCGTGCGGGCGGTGGCGAGGCGGGAGGCACCCGCAGGGAGGTGA